In a genomic window of Brassica rapa cultivar Chiifu-401-42 chromosome A10, CAAS_Brap_v3.01, whole genome shotgun sequence:
- the LOC103846167 gene encoding uncharacterized protein LOC103846167: MANLILDMPRKWQKVNRVRGIALTRERFQFIFSHDHDLQDVLDKGMQTYNDWSLALERWVARPPNGYLQFVSIWVRISNIPVNHYTVPAITELGELIGHVELVAFDPEKSQRQDYVRVKIRIDVSKSLKKSRTLNLPGGDQTTIFYFYEKVQKRCTYCQRLTHAKPRCPFLINNPDMQQASASIQHHPHSSKIKPFLSEDDPLFGVLKEDQVGFNPISGRPRIDPEVLQEMRNYLLASSKEDRHIREQRVIFSVKEAEQNLISQRTMLQLVPPPIITTEINKGKGIVYDFEKNLFNSKTASSSPQMPKLMQSAISAGHTLVNSTTNVFCRLSMTTTPSSSNQNQLPTVPFVEFSSSTTEKEKAKRKPGRYKRIPVSQRKNSKSAIKNQHSTTADHGLKKKRKAEDDLAGASKIAKRIASEMVPMEGPSKA; the protein is encoded by the coding sequence ATGGCCAATCTTATTCTCGATATGCCGAGGAAATGGCAAAAAGTGAATCGGGTGAGAGGAATAGCTCTTACAAGGGAAAGATTCCAGTTCATCTTCTCTCATGACCATGACCTTCAAGACGTCCTAGACAAAGGCATGCAAACCTATAATGATTGGAGTTTGGCTTTAGAAAGATGGGTTGCAAGGCCTCCGAATGGATATCTTCAGTTTGTCTCAATCTGGGTTAGGATCAGCAATATCCCAGTCAATCACTACACGGTTCCAGCAATAACAGAACTCGGAGAGCTGATCGGACATGTGGAGCTTGTAGCTTTCGATCCTGAAAAATCTCAGCGGCAGGATTACGTTCGAGTCAAGATACGCATCGATGTCTCCAAATCTCTTAAGAAATCAAGAACTCTGAATCTTCCTGGAGGAGATCAAACGACTATCTTCTACTTTTATGAAAAAGTTCAGAAAAGGTGTACTTATTGTCAGAGACTCACACATGCAAAACCAAGATGTCCTTTTCTCATCAATAATCCAGACATGCAACAGGCTTCAGCAAGTATTCAACATCATCCTCACTCTTCAAAGATTAAGCCTTTCTTATCAGAGGATGATCCTCTGTTTGGAGTTTTAAAGGAGGATCAAGTGGGTTTTAACCCTATCTCTGGGCGTCCTCGCATCGATCCTGAAGTTCTTCAAGAAATGCGCAACTACCTTCTTGCTTCTAGTAAGGAAGATAGACATATCAGAGAGCAAAGGGTTATCTTCTCAGTTAAGGAAGCTGAACAAAATCTTATCTCTCAAAGGACGATGTTACAACTGGTTCCGCCTCCGATCATCACAACAGAAATCAACAAAGGCAAAGGAATTGTCtatgattttgaaaaaaatcttttcaaCTCCAAGACCGCAAGTTCTTCTCCTCAGATGCCTAAATTGATGCAGTCGGCAATCTCAGCTGGTCACACTCTGGTTAACTCTACAACTAATGTGTTCTGTCGGCTCTCAATGACAACTACTCCAAGCTCCTCCAATCAGAATCAACTACCCACGGTTCCTTTCGTTGAATTCTCGAGCTCGACAACAGAAAAGGAAAAAGCCAAGAGGAAGCCGGGAAGGTACAAAAGGATTCCAGTATCGCAAAGGAAAAATTCGAAGTCAGCAATAAAGAATCAACACTCTACTACTGCTGATCATGGTCTTAAGAAGAAACGTAAGGCGGAAGATGATTTGGCCGGTGCATCCAAGATTGCTAAGCGCATTGCATCAGAGATGGTCCCAATGGAGGGACCGTCCAAAGCTTAA